A window of the Eremothecium cymbalariae DBVPG#7215 chromosome 5, complete sequence genome harbors these coding sequences:
- the HTA2 gene encoding histone H2A (similar to Ashbya gossypii AEL003C) — translation MSGKGGKAGSAAKASQSRSAKAGLTFPVGRVHRLLRKGNYAQRIGSGAPVYLTAVLEYLAAEILELAGNAARDNKKTRIIPRHLQLAIRNDDELNKLLGNVTIAQGGVLPNIHANLLPKKSAKAAKASQEL, via the coding sequence ATGTCTGGAAAAGGTGGTAAAGCTGGTTCTGCTGCTAAGGCTTCTCAATCTAGATCTGCCAAGGCTGGGTTGACTTTCCCAGTTGGTAGGGTTCACAGATTGTTGAGAAAGGGTAACTATGCTCAGAGAATTGGTTCAGGTGCTCCAGTTTATCTAACTGCTGtgttggaatatttggCTGCCgaaatattggaattgGCCGGTAATGCTGCTAGAGACAATAAGAAGACCAGAATTATTCCAAGACATTTGCAATTAGCTATCAggaatgatgatgaattgaataAGTTATTGGGTAACGTTACTATTGCGCAAGGTGGTGTTTTGCCAAACATTCATGCCAATTTGTTACCAAAGAAGTCTGCCAAGGCTGCCAAGGCTTCTCAGGAATTGTAA
- the HTB2 gene encoding histone H2B (similar to Ashbya gossypii AEL002W): protein MAPKAEKKPASKAPAAKKTTTSADVSKKRTKTRKETYSSYIYKVLKQTHPDTGISQKSMSILNSFVNDIFERIASEASKLAAYNKKSTISAREIQTAVRLILPGELAKHAVSEGTRAVTKYSSSTQA from the coding sequence ATGGCACCAAAGGCTGAAAAGAAACCTGCTTCCAAGGCACCAGCTGCTAAGAAAACCACAACGTCCGCTGATGTTTCCAAGAAGAGGACCAAGACCAGAAAGGAGACTTACTCTTCTTATATTTACAAGGTTTTGAAGCAAACACATCCAGATACTGGTATTTCTCAAAAGTCTATGTCtattttgaattcattTGTCAATGATATCTTTGAGAGAATCGCTTCTGAAGCTTCCAAATTGGCTGCTTATAACAAGAAGTCTACTATTTCTGCTAGAGAAATCCAAACGGCTGTTAGATTGATTTTGCCAGGTGAATTAGCAAAGCATGCTGTATCTGAAGGTACTAGAGCTGTTACCAagtattcttcttctactCAAGCTTGA
- the ECM15 gene encoding Ecm15p (similar to Ashbya gossypii AEL001C) yields the protein MTKLYTLADICMVPLGTSDPSVSSYVAKIEKRILASDLKSTVHSFGTTIEGPWDEVMALIGELHEYSHDELGHKRIHTEIRLGTRVDKSQTAVEKLESLKDKMKHIMD from the exons ATGACCAAGCTTTATACGTTAGCTGACATCTGCATGGTTCCT CTAGGTACCAGTGATCCAAGTGTGTCAAGTTATGTTGCGAAGATCGAAAAGAGGATTCTTGCTTCTGATTTGAAAAGCACCGTACACTCCTTTGGAACAACCATTGAAGGTCCATGGGATGAGGTTATGGCTTTGATCGGCGAGTTACATGAGTACAGTCACGACGAGTTAGGTCATAAAAGAATTCACACTGAAATAAGATTAGGCACTAGAGTGGACAAATCCCAGACTGCTGTTGAAAAGCTTGAATCATTAAAGGATAAAATGAAGCACATTATGGATTAA
- a CDS encoding alpha,alpha-trehalase (similar to Ashbya gossypii AER001C) encodes MIQGAPKRNTSMSELHDPYSTPEIYYGPSTDPRKQKHPNKFSRTRTMSIIDNVSNFKFLDKKHAIKRRGSEDDSMLASSGHRKFYIKDVDRTLEELLESEDTDGNYQITIEDTGPKMIRVGTANSNGYRHVQIRGTYMLSNLLQELTLAKNFGRKQVILDEARLNEDPVSRLTRLINNQFWNCLTRRIDYNSIAVIAADNKINKPGAKIPRIYVPHGCDEQYAFFIECAHYNPSLNLEVKYLPEVITPEYVKSLNETPGLLALAMERHMDPISGETSLVGFPYVVPGGRFNELYGWDSYLMALGLLECNKVDLARGMVEHFIFEIQHYGKILNANRSYYLCRSQPPFLTDMALKVFEKLGGDQNPMAIDFLKRAFQAAIKEYKSVWTAEPRYDKATGLSCYHPDGMGIPPETEADHFDAICRKFASKHNVSIPELRRMYDAGEVIEPELDEFFLHDRAVRESGHDTSYRLEGVCAYLATIDLNSLLYKYEKDIANVIANYFDDNCTDHFGDTTNSSYWESLAEARKQRITKYLWDEDTGFFYDYNVKTKQRTSYHSATTFWSMWAGLATQEQSNTMIQKALPRLEMFGGLVACTEESRGEITINRPNRQWDYPYGWAPHQILAWGGLDNYGFTGEARRLAYRWLFLMTKAFVDYNGIVVEKYDVTKRTDPHRVDAEYGNQGADFKGVATEGFGWVNTSYILGLKFMNTYAKRALATCTLPNIFFSSMKRDEKVRYALA; translated from the coding sequence ATGATACAAGGTGCTCCAAAGCGGAACACTTCGATGAGTGAATTACACGATCCTTATTCCACGCCAGAGATTTATTATGGTCCATCGACGGACCCCCGTAAGCAGAAGCATCCGAATAAGTTTTCGAGGACACGTACCATGAGTATAATTGATAATGTGTCCAATTTCAAGTTTTTAGATAAGAAGCATGCCATTAAGCGGCGGGGCTCGGAGGATGACTCTATGCTTGCTAGTTCTGGACATAGgaaattttatattaaGGATGTGGATAGAACTTTGGAAGAGTTGTTGGAGAGTGAAGACACGGATGGCAACTATCAGATTACCATTGAAGACACTGGGCCGAAAATGATCCGTGTCGGTACGGCGAACTCTAATGGTTACAGGCACGTGCAAATCCGCGGTACCTATATGCTATCAAATTTGTTGCAAGAATTAACGCTAGCGAAAAATTTCGGGAGGAAACAGGTCATTCTAGATGAGGCGCGGTTGAACGAGGATCCTGTTAGTAGATTGACAAGGCTAATTAATAATCAATTTTGGAACTGTTTGACTAGACGTATTGATTATAACAGCATTGCGGTTATTGCAGCAGATAATAAGATTAACAAGCCAGGTGCCAAAATTCCGCGGATATACGTTCCTCATGGGTGTGATGAACAGTATGCATTTTTCATTGAGTGTGCACATTATAATCCatctttgaatttggaGGTCAAGTATTTACCGGAGGTGATCACGCCAGAGTATGTGAAGTCTTTGAATGAGACTCCAGGGTTGTTGGCGTTGGCGATGGAAAGGCACATGGATCCTATTAGTGGTGAAACTTCGTTGGTTGGGTTTCCTTATGTGGTTCCCGGAGGTAGGTTCAATGAGTTGTATGGCTGGGATTCCTATTTGATGGCTTTGGGTCTTTTGGAATGCAACAAAGTGGATCTTGCACGTGGTATGGTTGAGCAttttatctttgaaatTCAACATTATGGTAAAATTTTGAATGCAAACAGGAGCTACTATTTGTGTCGGTCGCAACCCCCCTTTTTGACGGACATGGCTTTAAAGGTGTTTGAAAAACTAGGTGGTGATCAGAATCCAATGGCAattgattttttgaagagaGCATTTCAGGCAGCTATTAAGGAATATAAATCTGTGTGGACAGCGGAACCAAGATATGACAAGGCAACTGGCCTTTCGTGCTATCATCCGGATGGTATGGGTATCCCTCCAGAGACTGAGGCAGACCATTTTGACGCCATTTGTAGAAAATTTGCATCGAAACATAATGTTTCAATTCCAGAGCTCAGACGCATGTATGATGCTGGAGAAGTTATTGAGCCGGAATTGGATGAATTCTTTTTACATGATCGCGCCGTTAGAGAAAGTGGACATGACACAAGTTATAGGTTGGAAGGTGTCTGTGCATACTTGGCAACAATCGATTTGAACTCCTTATTATACAAGTACGAAAAAGATATTGCAAATGTAATTGCTAATTATTTTGATGACAACTGCACGGATCATTTTGGTGACACAActaattcttcatattGGGAATCACTTGCAGAAgcaagaaaacaaagaattACGAAATACTTGTGGGATGAAGATACAGGTTTCTTTTATGATTATAACGTAAAGACTAAGCAACGCACTTCATATCATTCTGCTACTACATTTTGGTCTATGTGGGCCGGGTTGGCCACTCAAGAACAATCTAATACAATGATTCAAAAAGCACTACCAAGATTAGAAATGTTTGGTGGTTTAGTAGCTTGCACTGAAGAATCTAGAGGTGAAATCACTATCAATAGACCTAATAGGCAGTGGGACTACCCTTACGGCTGGGCACCGCATCAAATATTGGCGTGGGGTGGATTGGACAATTATGGTTTCACCGGAGAAGCCAGAAGGCTAGCATATAGGTGGTTATTTTTGATGACTAAAGCTTTTGTGGATTATAATGGTATAGTCGTGGAGAAATATGACGTTACTAAGAGGACTGATCCTCATAGGGTTGATGCAGAATATGGTAACCAGGGCGCAGATTTTAAAGGTGTGGCTACAGAAGGTTTTGGCTGGGTGAACACTAGTTACATATTGGGATTGAAGTTTATGAATACCTATGCTAAAAGAGCTTTAGCTACTTGCACACtcccaaatatatttttctcAAGCATGAAGAGAGATGAAAAGGTAAGATATGCTTTGGCCTAG
- the YRB1 gene encoding Ran GTPase-binding protein YRB1 (similar to Ashbya gossypii AER002W), with protein MSQEAEVTKAASSSTEESGGLKPPTASVFSMFGGKKPGKENKTDDAATSSASAGAGAAGAAATEAESGAAAVAGTGASASALNSSVSKEKQSGEEETPESPDVHYEPVVTLEKVEVKTMEENEDVIFKCRAKLFRFDGENKEWKERGTGDVKFLKSKEGGGKVRLLMRRDKTLKVCANHYISPDYVLKPNVGSDRSWVYSCTADVAEGDPEAFTFAIRFGNKENAEKFKEEFEKAQHLNKKN; from the coding sequence ATGTCTCAAGAAGCAGAAGTAACAAAAGCAGCCTCCTCTTCTACAGAGGAGTCTGGGGGGTTGAAGCCTCCTACAGCGTCGGTATTTTCGATGTTTGGTGGTAAGAAACCAGGAAAAGAGAACAAGACGGACGATGCAGCAACGTCTAGTGCATCCGCCGGTGCGGGTGCTgcaggagcagcagcaacagaAGCAGAATCAGGAGCCGCAGCAGTGGCAGGAACAGGAGCATCAGCGTCTGCTCTCAATAGTAGTGTGAGTAAGGAGAAACAAAGCGGGGAAGAGGAGACACCTGAATCCCCGGATGTCCATTACGAGCCTGTTGTAACTTTGGAGAAGGTTGAGGTCAAGACGATGGAGGAGAATGAGGATGTGATTTTTAAATGTAGGGCTAAGTTATTTAGGTTTGATGGAGAGAATAAGGAGTGGAAGGAGAGGGGTACTGGGGATGttaagtttttgaagagcAAGGAGGGTGGTGGTAAGGTTCggttgttgatgaggagaGACAAGACTTTAAAGGTGTGCGCTAACCATTATATCTCTCCGGATTATGTTTTGAAGCCCAATGTTGGATCTGATAGGTCCTGGGTTTATTCGTGTACTGCGGATGTTGCCGAGGGAGATCCTGAGGCTTTTACTTTTGCCATTCGATTTGGTAACAAGGAGAATGCTGAAAAATTCAAGGAAGAATTCGAGAAGGCTCAACAtttgaacaagaagaacTGA